One window of the Klebsiella sp. WP3-W18-ESBL-02 genome contains the following:
- a CDS encoding PTS fructose-like transporter subunit IIB has product MAATSGRMLVAVTACVSGVAHTYMAAERLEKLCQQEKWTIKIETQGALGIENALTEEDIRRADAVLLITDIELNGSDRFTQSRYVQSGISAFLREPQKVMSAVRKLLSAPQQTHIILT; this is encoded by the coding sequence ATGGCGGCAACGAGCGGACGAATGTTAGTGGCGGTAACCGCTTGCGTAAGCGGCGTGGCCCATACCTATATGGCGGCTGAACGTCTGGAAAAGCTCTGTCAGCAGGAAAAGTGGACGATAAAAATTGAAACCCAGGGCGCGCTGGGGATTGAAAATGCGCTTACGGAAGAGGATATCCGCCGCGCCGATGCCGTGCTGTTGATTACCGATATTGAACTGAACGGCAGCGATCGTTTTACGCAAAGCCGCTATGTACAATCAGGCATCAGCGCCTTTTTACGCGAGCCGCAGAAGGTCATGAGCGCGGTGCGTAAGCTGCTTTCCGCGCCGCAGCAGACGCATATTATTCTGACATAG
- a CDS encoding PTS fructose-like transporter subunit IIB yields the protein MTNIIAVTACPSGVAHTYMAAEALESAAKSKGWNVKVETQGSIGQENELTQSDVAAADMVILTKDIGIKFEERFAGKTIVRVNISDAVKRADAIMNKIEAHLAQSA from the coding sequence ATGACCAATATTATTGCGGTAACGGCCTGTCCTTCCGGCGTAGCACACACGTACATGGCCGCAGAAGCGCTGGAAAGCGCGGCGAAATCAAAGGGCTGGAACGTGAAGGTCGAAACACAGGGGTCGATTGGTCAGGAAAATGAGCTGACGCAGAGCGATGTGGCGGCAGCAGATATGGTGATTCTGACCAAGGATATCGGCATTAAGTTTGAAGAGCGCTTTGCCGGTAAAACCATTGTGCGGGTGAATATTAGCGACGCAGTGAAGCGTGCTGACGCTATTATGAATAAAATTGAGGCACACTTAGCGCAGAGCGCCTAA
- a CDS encoding PTS fructose transporter subunit EIIC — MKELVHILKNTRQHLMTGVSHMIPFVVAGGILLAVSVMLYGKGAVPDAATDPNLKKLFDIGVAGLTLMVPFLAAYIGYSIAERSALAPCAIGAWVGNSFGAGFFGALIAGIIGGIVVYYLKKIPVHKVLRSVMPIFVIPIAGTFITAGVMMWGLGEPVGLLTTSLTHWLQGMQQGSIVVLAVIMGLMLAFDMGGPVNKVAYAFMLICVSQGVYTVVAIAAVGICVPPLGLGLATLINRKNFNNEEREAGKAALVMGCVGVTEGAIPFAAADPLRVIPSIMLGSVCGAVTAALMGAQCYAGWGGLIVLPVVEGKLGYLLAIVVGAVVTAVSVNLLKSLARKNKKATVEKEDDLDLDFEIN, encoded by the coding sequence ATGAAAGAATTGGTGCACATACTCAAAAACACCCGTCAGCACTTAATGACTGGCGTGTCGCATATGATCCCGTTTGTGGTTGCGGGCGGCATTTTGCTGGCGGTCTCCGTCATGCTGTACGGCAAGGGGGCCGTACCGGATGCTGCTACCGATCCTAACCTGAAAAAGTTGTTTGATATTGGCGTCGCGGGCCTGACGCTGATGGTGCCATTCCTCGCGGCCTATATCGGTTACTCCATCGCCGAGCGCTCCGCGCTGGCACCGTGCGCCATCGGCGCATGGGTGGGCAACAGCTTTGGTGCGGGCTTCTTTGGCGCGCTGATCGCCGGGATTATCGGCGGTATCGTCGTCTATTACCTGAAGAAAATTCCGGTGCACAAAGTGTTGCGCTCGGTGATGCCTATCTTCGTGATTCCTATCGCCGGCACCTTCATTACCGCAGGGGTCATGATGTGGGGGCTGGGTGAACCGGTTGGTCTGCTGACCACCAGTCTGACCCACTGGCTGCAAGGGATGCAGCAGGGCAGTATCGTCGTGCTGGCGGTGATCATGGGCCTGATGCTGGCGTTCGATATGGGCGGCCCGGTGAATAAAGTCGCCTACGCCTTCATGCTGATCTGCGTGTCGCAGGGGGTGTATACCGTGGTGGCGATTGCCGCGGTGGGGATCTGCGTGCCGCCGCTGGGTCTGGGGCTGGCGACGCTGATTAACCGTAAGAATTTCAATAATGAAGAACGTGAAGCCGGTAAAGCGGCGCTGGTGATGGGCTGCGTGGGCGTGACCGAAGGGGCGATTCCGTTCGCCGCCGCCGACCCGCTGCGCGTTATCCCGTCAATCATGCTGGGCTCCGTTTGTGGTGCGGTAACTGCGGCGTTAATGGGCGCGCAGTGCTACGCCGGCTGGGGCGGTTTGATTGTCCTGCCGGTGGTGGAGGGCAAGCTGGGTTATCTGCTGGCAATTGTGGTAGGGGCGGTCGTCACCGCCGTCAGCGTCAACCTGCTGAAGAGTCTGGCACGTAAGAACAAAAAAGCGACGGTCGAAAAAGAAGACGACCTGGATTTAGATTTCGAAATTAACTGA
- the ptsP gene encoding phosphoenolpyruvate--protein phosphotransferase, giving the protein MALVIEFVCELPNGVHARPASHVETLCNTFRCDIEWHNLRTDRKGNAKSALALIGTDTLAGDSCQLIIHGSDEQAAHQRLSVWLKDEFPLCDAPLAQADSIEQAPLPESLTRLNPTLFRAQPVCSGSAGGTLTRLAALDLNNLSDLPSAQSPEQEQSALDAGLTRLVRTLELRLLDSDSTASAILEAHRSLATDASLRQHLLAGVNGGLSCAQAIVESTNHFCAEFTRSSSSYLQERALDVRDVGFQLLQHIYGEQRFPAPGQLTQPAICIAEELTPSQFLELDKTRLKGLLLQSGGTTSHTVILARSFNIPTLVGVDIDAMTPWQNQTVYLDGNAGAVVVAPTEAIARYYQQEARMQAAIREQQSEWLHKEARSADGIRLEVAANIAHSVEALAAFGNGAEAVGLFRTEMLYMDRASEPSESELYNIFCQALESANGRSIIIRTMDIGGDKPVDYLNIPAENNPFLGYRAVRIYEEYSALFTTQLRAILRASAHGSLKIMIPMISSMEEILWVKEKVAEAKQQLRSEHVPFDERIPLGIMLEVPSVMFIIDQCCEEIDFFSIGSNDLTQYLLAVDRDNAKVTRHYNSLNPAFLRALDYAVQAVHRQGKWIGLCGELGAKGSVLPLLVGLGLDEISMSAPSIPATKARLAQLDSRACRQLLNQAMACRTSLEVEHLLAQFRMSQQDAPLITPRCISLDNDWRSKEEVLKGMTDNLLLAGRCRYPRKLEADLWAREAVFSTGLGFSFAIPHSKSEHIEQSTISVARLPAPVTWGDEEAQFIIMLTLNKHAAGDQHMRIFSRLARRIMHEEFRNSLVNAASADAIASLLQHELEL; this is encoded by the coding sequence ATGGCGTTGGTTATTGAATTTGTCTGTGAATTACCGAACGGCGTTCACGCCCGTCCGGCCAGCCATGTTGAGACGCTGTGCAACACGTTTCGCTGTGATATTGAATGGCATAACCTGCGCACCGACCGTAAAGGCAACGCCAAAAGCGCACTGGCGCTGATTGGCACCGATACCCTGGCGGGCGATAGCTGCCAGCTCATCATTCACGGCAGCGATGAACAGGCCGCCCACCAGCGCCTTTCCGTCTGGCTAAAAGACGAGTTCCCGCTGTGCGACGCACCGCTGGCGCAGGCTGACAGCATTGAGCAGGCCCCCCTGCCAGAATCGTTAACCCGGCTGAACCCAACGCTGTTCCGCGCTCAGCCCGTTTGCAGCGGCAGCGCGGGCGGTACCTTAACCCGCCTGGCCGCGCTGGATCTCAATAACCTCAGCGATCTGCCATCGGCTCAAAGTCCGGAACAGGAGCAATCTGCGCTGGACGCCGGGCTGACCCGGCTGGTCAGAACGCTGGAACTGCGCCTGTTGGACAGCGACAGCACCGCCAGCGCCATTCTTGAAGCACACCGTTCGCTGGCGACCGACGCCTCGCTGCGCCAACACCTGTTGGCGGGCGTTAACGGCGGCCTAAGCTGCGCACAGGCCATTGTCGAGAGCACCAACCACTTCTGCGCCGAATTCACCCGCTCTAGCAGCAGTTATCTACAGGAACGCGCGCTGGATGTGCGCGATGTTGGCTTCCAGCTGCTCCAGCATATCTACGGCGAACAGCGTTTCCCTGCACCAGGGCAGTTGACCCAACCGGCTATTTGCATCGCAGAAGAACTGACCCCAAGCCAGTTCCTGGAGCTGGATAAAACGCGACTGAAAGGGCTGCTGCTGCAAAGCGGTGGTACCACGTCACACACGGTTATTCTTGCCCGTTCGTTCAACATTCCGACGCTCGTCGGTGTAGATATCGACGCCATGACACCATGGCAAAACCAGACGGTGTACCTCGACGGTAACGCCGGTGCGGTCGTCGTCGCGCCAACGGAAGCGATCGCCCGCTACTATCAGCAGGAGGCCCGCATGCAGGCCGCTATTCGCGAACAGCAAAGCGAGTGGCTGCATAAAGAAGCGCGCAGCGCTGACGGCATCCGTCTGGAAGTGGCCGCCAACATCGCGCACTCCGTCGAAGCACTGGCGGCTTTTGGCAACGGTGCAGAAGCGGTCGGTCTGTTCCGCACCGAAATGCTGTATATGGACAGGGCCAGCGAGCCGAGTGAAAGCGAGCTGTACAATATTTTCTGCCAGGCACTGGAGTCCGCCAACGGACGGAGCATTATTATTCGCACGATGGACATTGGCGGCGATAAACCGGTGGATTACCTTAATATTCCGGCGGAGAACAACCCGTTCCTCGGCTATCGCGCGGTGCGTATCTACGAAGAATACTCGGCGCTGTTCACCACTCAGCTACGCGCCATTCTGCGCGCGTCGGCACACGGTAGCCTGAAAATTATGATCCCAATGATCTCCTCGATGGAAGAGATTCTGTGGGTAAAAGAAAAGGTCGCCGAAGCCAAACAACAGCTGCGCAGCGAGCACGTACCGTTTGATGAACGCATTCCGCTAGGCATCATGCTGGAAGTACCGTCGGTCATGTTTATTATCGATCAATGCTGTGAAGAGATCGATTTCTTCAGCATTGGCAGTAACGACCTGACGCAATACCTGCTGGCGGTCGACCGCGATAACGCCAAAGTGACTCGCCACTACAACAGTCTGAATCCGGCCTTCCTGCGCGCCCTCGACTACGCCGTGCAGGCGGTACATCGCCAGGGCAAATGGATTGGTCTTTGCGGCGAGCTGGGCGCGAAAGGCTCGGTGCTGCCGCTACTGGTCGGCCTCGGTCTGGATGAAATCAGCATGAGCGCACCGTCAATTCCGGCCACCAAAGCCCGCCTGGCACAGCTCGACAGCCGCGCCTGCCGTCAGTTGCTTAACCAGGCGATGGCCTGCCGCACTTCGCTGGAAGTCGAACATCTGCTGGCGCAGTTCCGCATGAGCCAGCAGGACGCGCCGCTGATTACCCCACGCTGCATTTCGCTGGATAACGACTGGCGCAGCAAAGAAGAGGTGCTCAAAGGGATGACCGACAATCTGCTGCTCGCCGGGCGCTGCCGCTACCCACGCAAGCTGGAGGCTGACCTGTGGGCGCGAGAGGCGGTGTTCTCCACCGGGCTGGGCTTCAGCTTCGCCATTCCGCACAGCAAATCTGAACATATCGAACAATCGACCATCAGCGTCGCGCGGCTGCCCGCACCGGTGACCTGGGGCGATGAAGAAGCGCAGTTCATCATTATGCTGACGCTTAACAAACATGCCGCTGGCGACCAGCACATGCGCATCTTCTCGCGCCTGGCACGCCGCATTATGCACGAAGAATTCCGCAACTCTCTGGTTAACGCCGCCTCTGCCGACGCTATCGCCAGTCTGCTGCAACATGAACTGGAACTTTAA
- the fsa gene encoding fructose-6-phosphate aldolase, whose amino-acid sequence MELYLDTANVQEVERLARIFPIAGVTTNPSIVAASKESLWDVLPRLKKAVGESGTLFAQTMSRDADGMVAEARKLNDAIPGIVVKVPVTAEGLAAIKLLKKEGIPTLGTAVYSASQGLLAALAGAKYVAPYVNRVDAQGGDGIRMVQKLQSLLELHVPESKVLAASFKTPRQALDCLLAGCEAITLPLDVAQQMLGTPAVESAIEKFEQDWKNAFGNLNL is encoded by the coding sequence ATGGAACTGTATCTGGATACCGCCAATGTGCAGGAAGTTGAACGCCTGGCGCGCATTTTCCCCATTGCTGGCGTGACCACCAACCCCAGCATTGTCGCTGCCAGCAAAGAATCTCTCTGGGATGTGCTGCCGCGCCTGAAAAAAGCGGTTGGCGAAAGCGGCACGCTGTTTGCCCAAACCATGAGCCGCGACGCTGACGGCATGGTGGCGGAAGCACGCAAGCTAAATGACGCCATTCCGGGGATTGTGGTCAAAGTCCCGGTTACCGCTGAAGGGCTGGCGGCGATTAAACTGCTGAAAAAAGAAGGCATTCCGACTCTTGGCACGGCGGTTTACAGCGCCTCACAGGGGCTGCTGGCCGCGCTGGCGGGCGCTAAATACGTCGCCCCGTATGTGAACCGCGTTGACGCCCAGGGCGGCGACGGCATTCGCATGGTGCAGAAATTACAGTCATTGCTGGAACTCCACGTACCGGAAAGTAAGGTACTGGCCGCCAGCTTTAAAACACCGCGTCAGGCGCTGGACTGTTTACTGGCAGGCTGCGAAGCCATCACCCTTCCTTTAGATGTAGCGCAACAAATGCTCGGCACACCCGCGGTAGAGTCAGCAATAGAGAAGTTCGAGCAAGACTGGAAGAACGCATTTGGTAATCTGAACCTGTAA